Proteins encoded in a region of the Isosphaeraceae bacterium EP7 genome:
- a CDS encoding PAS domain S-box protein, with amino-acid sequence MDTTAVLADYLDAQMDAILAVWRSTVERVGDVPEAERLSRTDFLDHIPVILQHLAEQLRGLNREHSTIVASQEHGRHRWLAGYDIAEVVRELGHLRTTLISATLEFCRLNDVASDDLFDLLTVINSVLDVATAESIQQYQEDSRLETSKALAEVEIRQAAMQDAWLAAKLEQAKLRTVLKNLPVGVWVFDGNGTLVAVNSEAERLQGFPSSDAELNRLSLDDLRAHFSYRTLDGNPISGDELPTTRALRGEIVLQQEMLWGTPDALRYIVVGSTPLLSHDGQPTGAVTVVQDVTNSRKLEADLAGSEARFRAIVEQSPVLIWRTDAEGTIDFVNQAWLDFTGRSRDAEMGQGWAEGIHPDDSERALAVIAAAINGRETLRVDYRLRRHDGQFRWISDHGAPFYGADNRFLGYLGSAVDITERIELEVSLAQQRELAEEASRHKTRIVSALSHDARTPLNAVVLAAELLEIQVRDQSDPEVHECLRTIRNSVNNVLDLLGDLLNLSKIDAGALPAMPSRFPVMPVLSECLSSIKPQAKLKGLQVSIDAGPLAELSVETDRSKLKQILSNLLSNALRYTDHGSIEILGHRDAETIEISVRDTGVGIAAEDQARIFDEFTILDAPERSMGERTGLGLAICHRLASLLNGEIRLTSAPGSGSTFRLRLPASILVNAEPVEVAARLTQSHDGEDGGAVLIAEDHLESRQTLARVISRMGYRTLEASNGRDALALARRERPVAILMDVNMPIMDGIDATIALRADPATRDLPIFALTGDVTLVNQHRIGEAGVNGYLEKPVTWDRIQKALATIGKPARP; translated from the coding sequence ATGGATACGACCGCCGTGCTGGCGGATTATCTCGACGCCCAGATGGACGCCATCCTGGCCGTCTGGAGATCGACCGTCGAGCGCGTCGGAGACGTCCCGGAGGCCGAGCGTCTCAGTCGGACCGACTTCCTCGACCATATCCCGGTGATCCTCCAGCACCTCGCCGAGCAACTCCGCGGGCTCAACCGCGAGCATTCGACCATCGTCGCCAGCCAGGAGCATGGCCGGCACCGCTGGCTTGCCGGGTACGACATCGCCGAAGTCGTCCGAGAACTCGGGCACCTGCGCACCACGCTCATCAGCGCCACGCTGGAGTTCTGCCGGCTCAACGACGTCGCGTCCGACGACCTGTTCGACCTGCTGACGGTCATCAACAGCGTGCTCGACGTCGCGACCGCCGAGAGCATCCAGCAGTACCAGGAGGACAGCCGCCTGGAGACGAGCAAGGCGCTCGCCGAGGTCGAGATCCGCCAGGCCGCGATGCAGGACGCCTGGCTCGCCGCTAAGCTCGAGCAGGCCAAGCTCCGGACCGTCCTGAAAAACCTCCCCGTCGGCGTCTGGGTCTTCGACGGCAACGGCACCCTCGTCGCGGTCAACAGCGAGGCCGAGAGGCTCCAGGGCTTCCCCAGCAGCGACGCCGAGCTCAACCGACTGAGCCTGGATGACCTGAGGGCTCACTTCTCCTACCGGACGCTCGACGGCAACCCGATCTCGGGTGACGAGCTGCCCACCACCCGCGCTCTTCGCGGCGAGATTGTCCTCCAGCAGGAGATGCTCTGGGGCACGCCCGACGCGTTGCGCTATATCGTCGTCGGTTCCACCCCCCTGCTCTCCCACGATGGCCAGCCGACGGGTGCCGTGACCGTCGTGCAGGACGTCACCAACAGCCGCAAGCTCGAGGCCGACCTGGCCGGCAGCGAGGCCCGCTTCCGCGCCATCGTCGAACAATCCCCCGTCCTCATCTGGCGCACCGACGCCGAGGGGACGATCGACTTCGTCAACCAGGCCTGGCTCGACTTCACCGGCCGATCCCGCGACGCCGAGATGGGCCAGGGCTGGGCCGAGGGGATCCATCCCGACGACTCCGAGCGCGCCCTGGCCGTCATCGCGGCGGCCATCAACGGCCGCGAGACCCTCCGGGTCGACTATCGCCTGCGCAGGCACGACGGCCAGTTCCGCTGGATCTCCGACCACGGAGCCCCCTTCTACGGGGCCGATAACAGATTCCTCGGCTACCTCGGCTCGGCCGTCGACATCACCGAGCGCATCGAGCTGGAAGTCTCCCTCGCCCAGCAGCGCGAGCTGGCCGAGGAAGCCTCGAGGCACAAGACCCGGATCGTCTCGGCCCTCTCGCACGACGCAAGGACCCCGCTCAACGCCGTCGTGCTCGCCGCAGAGCTGCTCGAGATTCAGGTGCGCGACCAGTCCGACCCCGAGGTCCACGAGTGCCTGCGCACCATCCGCAACTCGGTGAATAACGTGCTCGACCTGCTGGGCGACCTCCTGAATCTCAGCAAGATCGACGCAGGTGCCTTGCCGGCGATGCCCTCGCGGTTCCCGGTCATGCCGGTCCTCTCCGAATGCCTCTCGAGCATCAAACCGCAGGCCAAGCTCAAGGGGCTTCAGGTCTCCATCGACGCCGGCCCGCTGGCCGAGCTCTCCGTCGAGACCGATCGCTCCAAGCTCAAGCAGATCCTGTCGAACCTCCTGTCCAACGCGCTGCGGTACACCGACCACGGGTCCATCGAGATCCTGGGCCATCGCGACGCGGAGACGATCGAGATCTCCGTGCGCGACACCGGCGTCGGGATCGCCGCGGAGGACCAGGCCCGGATCTTCGACGAATTCACGATCCTCGACGCTCCCGAGCGTTCCATGGGCGAGCGCACCGGACTGGGCCTGGCCATCTGCCACCGCCTGGCCAGCCTCCTCAACGGCGAGATCCGCCTGACCAGCGCCCCCGGCAGCGGAAGCACCTTCCGTCTTCGCCTTCCGGCCTCCATCCTCGTCAACGCCGAGCCCGTCGAGGTCGCCGCACGGCTCACCCAGTCGCACGACGGCGAGGACGGCGGCGCCGTGCTCATCGCCGAAGACCACCTGGAGAGCCGCCAGACGCTGGCCAGGGTCATCTCACGCATGGGCTACCGCACCCTGGAAGCGAGCAACGGCCGCGATGCCCTGGCCCTCGCCCGCCGCGAGCGACCCGTGGCCATCCTCATGGACGTGAACATGCCCATCATGGATGGCATCGACGCGACCATCGCCCTCCGCGCCGACCCCGCCACGCGCGACCTCCCCATCTTCGCCCTCACAGGCGACGTCACGCTCGTCAATCAGCACCGGATCGGCGAGGCCGGCGTCAACGGCTACCTGGAGAAGCCGGTCACCTGGGATCGGATCCAGAAGGCCCTCGCCACCATCGGCAAGCCCGCCCGCCCCTGA
- a CDS encoding glycosyltransferase: protein MPTIDDLPEGERPLKPPSVAVAIPCLNEAAAIEMVIEAWRAALPDAAIVVFDNGSTDGTGNLARALGVRVVNVPERGKGNAVRAAFDSLDDYDLMVMTDGDGTYPAEEVHRLLAPVLEGEADMVIGERKPVHELGAMTPLRRTGNFLIRTAFRVLIGQNPGDMLSGYRVFTRAFRRLVKLRSAGFEIETELSCEAILHGLRVVQVQVPYRPRIEGTKSKLRAFRDGRRILWMIVGESARDAPWRLALTLLVGLMATLVLVGGLAAALGIGPGTS from the coding sequence GTGCCCACAATCGACGACTTGCCCGAGGGAGAGCGGCCCCTCAAGCCGCCCAGCGTGGCCGTGGCCATCCCCTGCCTCAATGAAGCCGCCGCGATCGAGATGGTCATCGAGGCCTGGCGGGCGGCGCTTCCCGATGCGGCGATCGTGGTCTTCGACAACGGGTCGACCGACGGGACGGGGAACCTGGCGCGGGCCCTGGGGGTCCGGGTCGTCAACGTCCCGGAGCGGGGGAAGGGGAACGCGGTCCGGGCGGCGTTCGACTCGCTGGACGATTACGACCTGATGGTGATGACCGACGGCGACGGGACGTATCCGGCCGAGGAGGTGCATCGCCTGCTGGCCCCCGTGCTGGAGGGCGAGGCCGACATGGTGATCGGCGAGCGCAAGCCTGTGCACGAACTCGGGGCCATGACGCCGTTGAGGCGGACGGGGAATTTCCTGATCAGGACGGCCTTCCGCGTCCTGATCGGCCAGAATCCGGGCGACATGCTCTCGGGCTATCGGGTCTTCACCCGGGCCTTCCGCCGGCTGGTCAAGCTGCGATCGGCCGGGTTCGAGATCGAGACCGAGCTTTCCTGCGAGGCGATCCTGCACGGACTGCGGGTGGTCCAGGTGCAGGTCCCCTATCGGCCGCGGATCGAGGGGACGAAGAGCAAGCTCAGGGCCTTCCGCGACGGCCGGCGGATCCTCTGGATGATCGTCGGCGAGTCGGCGCGAGACGCCCCCTGGCGGCTTGCCCTCACGCTCCTCGTCGGCCTGATGGCGACGCTCGTCCTGGTGGGCGGACTGGCGGCAGCCCTGGGCATCGGGCCCGGGACGAGTTGA
- a CDS encoding tRNA (cytidine(34)-2'-O)-methyltransferase, which translates to MKSHPPSMHVVLVEPEIAANAGAIGRTCVALGATLWLVRPLGFHLDDRHRKRAGLDYWEHLDCRVVDRFEEVLTGLGDGRTWLFSTKAKGLYTEAIYRPGDALVFGPESRGLPARWLDERPESAVRIPMRPEARSLNLANAASVAMYEATRQIGFRA; encoded by the coding sequence ATGAAGAGCCATCCTCCCTCGATGCACGTCGTGCTGGTCGAGCCCGAGATCGCCGCTAACGCGGGGGCCATCGGCCGGACCTGCGTGGCGCTGGGGGCGACCCTCTGGTTGGTCCGCCCCCTGGGCTTCCACCTCGACGACCGCCACAGGAAACGCGCGGGCCTTGACTACTGGGAGCACCTGGACTGCCGGGTCGTCGACCGCTTCGAGGAGGTGCTTACGGGCCTGGGCGACGGCCGCACCTGGCTCTTCAGCACCAAGGCCAAGGGGCTCTACACCGAGGCCATCTATCGGCCGGGCGATGCCCTTGTTTTCGGGCCCGAGAGCCGAGGCCTGCCCGCACGCTGGCTCGACGAGCGGCCCGAGTCGGCCGTGCGCATCCCGATGAGGCCCGAGGCTCGAAGCCTGAACCTGGCCAATGCCGCGTCGGTCGCGATGTACGAGGCCACGCGTCAGATCGGCTTCCGGGCCTGA
- a CDS encoding polymorphic toxin-type HINT domain-containing protein, translated as MALATWILWVGLVGYAEGGATPDAVRRDYEAARLAAGRDVDSQLKLALWCERHGLNAERRRHLALAVMADPKNPTARGLLGQVADGEKWSTVAQPGQPPDPGPDTAMREEYRRRRDAMKGSADSHLKLARWCDEAGLKEESVAHYRATVRLDPLRDEAWKRLGYKSRKGRWVTDGQLALERAQATAQQKANKHWRPKLASIRSRLEGRDQAAREAAEVEVAGVTDPLAVPSIWDVFANSGTSGQRTAAQLFGQIDAPSASHSLALLALYAEKPETRRVALETLRHRETRDYLSIFVDLVAEPVTYRVQAVSGPGTQGVLAIDGNGTSVRRIYAPPAMPDIPLFDGEQISYDQEGLPVVTRMTGFNRETTTTTTSVDPNAYFAGDVKGVARNEATLAQARQSYNNLVANPAGGLYAKRTGWGNGIRGLYTPTSAETAADARINVTTTTDVDRPTGFTIPIGQIAREYQRSAFVAQQQLAGDVQAIEASNEQIRFSNDRVLGALKTLTGQDLGADREAWARWWAREQGYAFALAPGSQSTATIEQVVPLGYTPQPIGGAPTQGAVINTQVTNGATAGTTGAFDRSMQEQGFMRASHNCFAQGTPVRTADGPRPIETLRIGDRVLVQDQDDGQLRVQPIVQVYHNQPSPTLRIALGDESVVATPIHRFWVAGRGWVQTERLAVGDRIRTLAGLAAVKSIEEAGVQPVFNLEVASGESYFVGSSGLLVHDNSTIRPTPKPFDAIAEAGPVVAR; from the coding sequence ATGGCGCTGGCGACTTGGATCCTCTGGGTGGGGCTCGTCGGGTATGCCGAAGGGGGGGCGACCCCCGACGCCGTCCGTCGAGACTACGAGGCGGCCCGCCTGGCCGCCGGGCGCGACGTCGACTCGCAGCTAAAGCTTGCGCTGTGGTGTGAGCGGCACGGGCTCAACGCTGAGCGTCGGCGTCACCTGGCCCTGGCCGTGATGGCCGACCCGAAGAACCCGACCGCGCGAGGGCTGCTGGGACAGGTCGCCGATGGCGAGAAGTGGTCGACCGTGGCTCAGCCGGGCCAGCCGCCCGATCCGGGGCCCGACACGGCGATGCGCGAGGAGTACCGCCGACGTCGCGACGCGATGAAGGGCTCCGCCGACTCGCACCTGAAGCTGGCGAGGTGGTGCGATGAAGCGGGCTTGAAGGAGGAATCGGTGGCGCACTACCGCGCCACGGTGCGACTCGACCCGTTGAGGGACGAGGCGTGGAAGCGGCTGGGATACAAGTCGCGCAAAGGCCGCTGGGTCACCGATGGGCAACTTGCGCTGGAGCGTGCCCAGGCCACGGCGCAGCAGAAGGCCAACAAGCACTGGAGGCCGAAGCTGGCGAGCATCCGCTCGCGGCTCGAAGGGCGGGACCAGGCCGCGCGCGAGGCGGCCGAGGTCGAGGTCGCCGGGGTGACCGATCCCCTGGCCGTGCCGTCGATCTGGGATGTCTTCGCCAACAGCGGGACGTCCGGCCAGCGTACCGCGGCCCAGCTCTTCGGACAGATCGACGCTCCCTCCGCCTCGCACAGTCTGGCCTTACTGGCCCTCTACGCCGAGAAGCCCGAGACCCGACGCGTCGCCCTCGAGACGCTCAGGCACCGAGAAACGCGGGATTACCTGAGCATTTTCGTCGACCTGGTCGCGGAGCCGGTCACTTACCGCGTGCAGGCCGTGAGTGGCCCTGGAACGCAAGGCGTGCTGGCGATTGATGGCAACGGAACTTCCGTCCGTCGGATCTACGCGCCCCCGGCGATGCCGGACATCCCGCTCTTCGACGGCGAGCAAATCTCGTACGACCAGGAGGGATTGCCGGTCGTCACACGGATGACCGGCTTCAATCGGGAGACGACGACGACGACGACTTCCGTCGACCCGAATGCCTACTTCGCCGGTGACGTGAAGGGCGTGGCCAGGAATGAAGCGACCCTCGCACAGGCCAGGCAAAGCTACAACAACCTTGTCGCCAATCCGGCAGGGGGGTTGTATGCGAAACGAACGGGCTGGGGTAACGGGATCAGGGGCTTATACACCCCGACCTCGGCCGAAACTGCGGCGGACGCCCGGATTAATGTGACGACGACCACGGACGTCGATCGGCCGACCGGCTTCACGATCCCGATCGGCCAGATCGCCCGCGAATATCAGCGATCGGCCTTCGTGGCCCAGCAGCAGCTCGCCGGCGATGTCCAGGCCATCGAGGCGAGCAACGAGCAGATTCGGTTCTCGAACGACCGGGTCCTGGGGGCCCTGAAGACGCTGACGGGCCAGGACCTCGGGGCCGATCGCGAAGCATGGGCACGCTGGTGGGCACGCGAGCAGGGCTATGCCTTCGCCCTCGCCCCCGGCTCGCAATCCACGGCGACCATCGAGCAGGTCGTCCCCCTGGGCTATACCCCCCAACCGATTGGGGGCGCACCGACCCAGGGGGCGGTGATCAACACGCAGGTCACGAATGGTGCCACCGCGGGCACCACGGGAGCCTTCGATCGATCGATGCAGGAGCAGGGCTTCATGCGTGCGAGTCACAACTGCTTCGCACAGGGGACGCCGGTGCGGACGGCGGACGGTCCACGTCCGATCGAAACGCTCCGGATCGGCGACCGGGTCCTGGTACAGGACCAGGACGATGGCCAACTGCGTGTGCAGCCGATCGTGCAGGTCTATCACAACCAGCCGTCGCCGACGCTTCGGATCGCGTTGGGTGACGAGTCGGTGGTGGCCACGCCGATCCATCGATTCTGGGTCGCCGGGCGCGGCTGGGTGCAGACCGAACGGCTGGCGGTGGGCGACCGGATCCGGACACTCGCCGGGCTGGCGGCGGTCAAGTCGATCGAGGAAGCGGGTGTCCAGCCCGTGTTCAACCTCGAAGTGGCGAGCGGGGAGAGCTACTTCGTGGGGAGCTCGGGGTTGCTGGTGCACGACAACTCGACGATCCGGCCGACTCCCAAGCCCTTCGATGCGATTGCCGAGGCCGGCCCGGTCGTGGCTCGCTGA
- a CDS encoding fumarate hydratase has translation MPEFAYQDPFPLGPDATQYRPLGSEHVSVATFEGQEILKVAPEALQTLAREAFRDVSFLYRPAHLAKVAAILDDPEASTNDRGVALTLLRNAVVASGYQLPMCQDTGTATIIGKKGQRVWTDCRDEEWLSKGIYETYLKENLRYSQTVPLTMYDEANTGTNLPAQIDLYATPGSKYEFLFVAKGGGSANKSMLFQETKALLNPKSLTAFLDQKLRSLGTAACPPYHLAVVIGGTSAEATMKAVKMASTGAYDYLPTEGSRLGQAFRDTAMEETVMDLARRSGIGAQFGGKYFALDARVIRLPRHGASCPVGIAVSCSADRNIKAKIDRDGLWLEQLERNPARFLPGEHRAGLEADHGVAVDLNRPMPEILAELSKYPISTPLKLTGTIVVARDIAHAKIKERLDRGEGMPQYLKDHPVYYAGPAKTPEGMPSGSFGPTTAGRMDSYVEQFQAGGGSMVMIAKGNRSQAVTDACKAHGGFYLGSIGGPAALLAQESIRKVELLEYPELGMEAVYKIDVVDFPAFVLVDDKGNEFFSQLPVLNR, from the coding sequence ATGCCCGAGTTCGCCTACCAGGACCCCTTCCCCCTGGGCCCCGACGCCACCCAGTATCGCCCGCTCGGGTCCGAGCACGTCTCCGTCGCCACGTTCGAAGGGCAGGAGATTCTCAAGGTCGCCCCCGAAGCGCTTCAAACCCTCGCCCGCGAAGCCTTCCGCGACGTCTCCTTCCTGTACAGGCCCGCGCACCTGGCCAAGGTCGCCGCCATCCTCGACGACCCCGAGGCCTCGACCAACGACCGCGGCGTGGCCCTCACCCTGCTACGCAACGCCGTCGTCGCCTCCGGCTACCAGCTCCCCATGTGCCAGGATACCGGCACCGCCACCATCATCGGCAAGAAAGGCCAGCGCGTCTGGACCGACTGCCGCGACGAGGAATGGCTCTCAAAGGGGATCTACGAGACCTACCTCAAGGAAAACCTCCGCTACTCGCAGACCGTCCCCCTGACGATGTACGACGAGGCCAACACCGGCACCAATCTCCCCGCCCAGATCGACCTGTACGCCACCCCCGGGTCGAAGTACGAGTTCCTCTTCGTCGCCAAGGGGGGCGGGTCGGCCAACAAGTCGATGCTCTTCCAGGAGACCAAGGCCCTCCTGAATCCCAAGAGCCTGACCGCCTTCCTCGACCAGAAGCTCAGGTCGCTGGGCACCGCCGCGTGCCCGCCCTATCACCTGGCCGTGGTCATCGGCGGCACCTCGGCCGAGGCCACGATGAAGGCCGTCAAGATGGCCAGCACGGGGGCTTATGACTACCTCCCAACCGAAGGGAGCAGGCTCGGCCAGGCGTTCCGCGACACGGCGATGGAAGAGACCGTGATGGACCTGGCCCGCAGGTCGGGGATTGGCGCCCAGTTCGGCGGCAAGTACTTCGCCCTCGACGCCCGTGTCATCCGCCTGCCCCGCCACGGCGCCTCGTGCCCGGTCGGCATCGCCGTCTCCTGCTCGGCCGACCGCAACATCAAGGCGAAGATCGACCGCGACGGCCTCTGGCTCGAGCAGCTCGAACGCAACCCCGCCAGGTTCCTCCCCGGCGAGCACCGCGCCGGACTCGAAGCCGATCACGGGGTCGCCGTCGACCTCAACCGGCCGATGCCCGAGATCCTCGCCGAACTGTCGAAGTACCCGATCTCGACCCCCTTGAAGCTGACCGGCACCATCGTCGTGGCTCGCGACATCGCCCACGCGAAGATCAAGGAACGGCTCGATCGCGGCGAGGGGATGCCGCAATACCTCAAGGACCATCCCGTCTACTACGCAGGTCCGGCCAAGACCCCCGAAGGGATGCCTTCCGGCTCGTTCGGCCCCACCACGGCTGGCCGGATGGACAGCTACGTCGAACAGTTTCAGGCCGGCGGCGGCTCGATGGTCATGATCGCCAAGGGGAACCGGTCCCAGGCCGTCACCGACGCCTGCAAGGCCCACGGCGGCTTCTACCTCGGCTCGATCGGCGGCCCCGCCGCGCTGCTCGCCCAGGAAAGCATCCGCAAGGTCGAGCTGCTGGAATACCCCGAACTAGGCATGGAAGCCGTCTACAAGATCGACGTCGTCGACTTCCCCGCCTTCGTCCTCGTCGACGACAAAGGGAACGAATTCTTCAGCCAGCTGCCCGTCCTCAACCGCTGA